A single genomic interval of Spirosoma taeanense harbors:
- a CDS encoding response regulator, with translation MTYLGNCQKNHLLLPDLILLDLYLPERERGWWVLTQIRRHAALQSLPIVILSRWRNPFVGEESYWWGANSYICKLTTAPEWMACFEARHQHWRTR, from the coding sequence ATGACGTATCTGGGAAACTGTCAGAAAAATCATTTACTCCTGCCTGATCTGATTTTACTGGATTTGTATCTGCCCGAGCGGGAACGGGGCTGGTGGGTATTGACACAGATTCGTCGGCATGCCGCGCTACAGAGCCTGCCCATTGTGATACTTAGCCGTTGGAGAAACCCGTTTGTTGGTGAGGAATCGTACTGGTGGGGTGCTAATTCGTATATCTGTAAACTGACTACGGCGCCGGAGTGGATGGCTTGTTTTGAGGCCCGGCACCAACACTGGCGGACCCGGTAA
- a CDS encoding chemotaxis protein CheB translates to MAKHDIVVVGSSAGGIVALKELVAQLPADFNASLFIVQHLSPNAPSLLPEILNRSGALVAVHPKDGDPIQPGHIYIAPPDHHLLIEPNRVVVTKGPKENRFRPSIDALFRSAAYNYGPRVIGVVLTGLLDDGTSGMWSIKRLGGLGIIQEPEDALYPSMPMSVLEYVEVDHIVPIARIGNLLSQLTQEPVPEKPTLSPQETRRLETEVKIAAEDGAFEMGILDMGEPSHLTCPECHGALVSIKEGKLIRYRCHTGHSFTADSLLAELSKSVEEMYWQVVRGLEETVMLMEQMGKNFIDNGNADTGEQFLRKASEARERSRIIRQLVFEQGAIQQDDIPRP, encoded by the coding sequence ATGGCAAAGCACGACATTGTGGTTGTTGGAAGTTCGGCGGGAGGAATCGTAGCCCTGAAAGAATTGGTGGCCCAATTGCCGGCCGACTTTAATGCGTCTCTGTTTATTGTTCAGCATTTATCCCCTAACGCGCCCAGCCTGCTGCCGGAAATCCTGAACCGGTCGGGGGCGCTGGTGGCTGTTCACCCCAAAGACGGCGACCCCATTCAGCCCGGCCATATTTACATAGCTCCGCCGGATCATCATCTGCTGATTGAACCGAATCGGGTGGTTGTTACCAAAGGCCCGAAAGAAAACCGGTTCCGCCCGTCCATCGATGCCCTGTTCCGGTCGGCGGCTTACAACTATGGTCCACGCGTTATTGGGGTTGTGCTGACCGGGCTGCTCGACGATGGCACCTCGGGTATGTGGTCGATCAAACGACTGGGTGGGCTGGGTATTATTCAGGAACCCGAAGATGCTCTGTATCCGAGTATGCCCATGAGCGTGCTCGAATACGTTGAAGTCGATCATATTGTTCCGATTGCCCGGATAGGCAACCTGCTGAGCCAGCTTACACAGGAACCCGTTCCTGAAAAACCGACGCTCTCTCCCCAAGAGACCAGGCGTCTGGAAACCGAGGTAAAAATTGCGGCTGAAGATGGAGCGTTTGAAATGGGCATATTAGATATGGGCGAACCAAGCCACCTGACCTGTCCGGAGTGCCACGGGGCTCTCGTCAGCATTAAAGAAGGAAAGCTGATCCGTTACCGCTGCCATACGGGTCACTCGTTCACCGCCGACTCGCTGCTGGCGGAGTTATCCAAGTCAGTCGAAGAAATGTACTGGCAGGTGGTCCGCGGCCTCGAAGAAACCGTAATGCTGATGGAGCAGATGGGTAAAAACTTCATCGACAACGGCAACGCTGACACTGGAGAGCAGTTTTTGCGCAAGGCCAGCGAAGCCCGCGAACGGTCAAGAATCATTCGCCAGCTGGTGTTTGAGCAGGGAGCCATTCAGCAAGACGACATTCCCCGCCCCTGA
- the mltG gene encoding endolytic transglycosylase MltG encodes MSRNLKIGLFLTVSILLTTFTFYFWQVFKSPNLQVQDGDETFALLIPRGATFESVMDTLQTHKVVNDELSFRFLAKLMKYPEHVKEGRYEIRPRMGNREALVKLRSGDQDAMTVTFNSVRQKSDLIQRLGSKFEFGPKPLGELLNDPETCQKFGFDTTTIVCLFLPNTYEFFWTIKPEAFLERMGTEYKRFWTPERQAKAKELGLSQTQVQVLASIVAAETNKRDEQPRVAGVYLNRLKRGIKLEADPTVIFALRDFGIRRLLNRQLSIDSPYNTYRYAGLPPGPINLPAPATIDAVLNAEQHDYLYFVVDARFNGYHTFSKTLSEHLANARLYQQALTRMKIMK; translated from the coding sequence ATGTCGCGTAACCTTAAAATTGGCCTTTTTCTCACCGTTTCGATCCTGCTGACCACCTTTACGTTCTATTTCTGGCAGGTATTTAAAAGTCCGAACCTGCAAGTCCAGGACGGCGATGAAACCTTTGCGCTGCTGATTCCCAGAGGAGCCACCTTCGAGTCGGTCATGGATACCCTCCAGACCCATAAGGTTGTTAATGACGAGCTATCGTTCCGGTTTCTGGCCAAGCTGATGAAATACCCGGAGCACGTTAAGGAAGGCCGCTACGAAATTCGACCCCGGATGGGCAACCGCGAAGCGCTCGTCAAGCTCCGCAGTGGTGATCAGGACGCCATGACCGTAACGTTCAACAGCGTTCGGCAGAAAAGCGACCTGATCCAGCGGCTCGGGTCCAAGTTTGAGTTCGGTCCCAAGCCGCTGGGCGAACTGCTGAACGACCCCGAAACCTGCCAGAAATTCGGCTTCGACACCACGACGATCGTCTGTCTGTTTCTGCCGAATACCTATGAGTTTTTCTGGACCATCAAACCCGAAGCGTTTCTGGAACGGATGGGCACGGAATACAAACGATTCTGGACGCCCGAGCGGCAGGCTAAAGCCAAAGAACTCGGCCTGAGCCAGACGCAGGTACAGGTGCTGGCCTCGATTGTAGCCGCCGAAACCAACAAGCGCGACGAGCAGCCCCGCGTGGCCGGCGTGTACCTGAACCGCCTGAAACGGGGCATCAAACTCGAAGCCGACCCAACGGTGATTTTCGCCCTGCGCGACTTCGGTATCCGGCGCCTGCTGAACCGCCAGCTCAGCATCGATTCGCCCTACAACACCTACCGCTACGCCGGGCTGCCACCGGGTCCGATCAACCTGCCCGCCCCGGCTACCATCGACGCCGTACTGAACGCCGAGCAGCACGACTACCTGTATTTTGTGGTTGACGCCCGCTTTAACGGCTACCATACATTCTCGAAAACCCTGTCGGAACACCTGGCTAATGCCCGGCTGTACCAGCAGGCCCTGACGCGCATGAAAATCATGAAATAA
- a CDS encoding response regulator, translated as MNSSASDLVRRNTRQHATLLIVEDEPDQRLIVDYALKQTLDSVELVWAGNEIEALQHLDECIGQMLPLPRLVLLDLYLPRVQQGWYFLEQIRSHSWQRHMPVIAFSNSQAPADIIKAYDLGANSYITKPATADQWLDYFRAMRIYWWETVTLPLS; from the coding sequence ATGAATTCATCAGCCTCTGACCTGGTCAGGCGGAACACTCGCCAGCACGCCACTTTACTTATTGTTGAAGATGAACCGGATCAGCGGTTAATTGTTGATTATGCGCTGAAGCAAACGCTCGACTCGGTTGAGCTGGTCTGGGCCGGCAACGAAATCGAAGCGTTGCAGCATTTAGACGAATGTATCGGCCAGATGTTGCCTTTGCCCCGCCTGGTGCTGCTGGATCTGTACCTGCCCCGGGTGCAGCAGGGGTGGTATTTTCTGGAACAGATCCGGAGTCATTCCTGGCAGCGGCATATGCCTGTAATTGCGTTCAGCAATTCCCAGGCCCCGGCTGATATCATAAAGGCGTATGACCTGGGTGCAAACTCATACATTACCAAGCCTGCCACTGCCGATCAATGGCTGGACTACTTCAGAGCGATGCGTATTTACTGGTGGGAAACGGTAACATTACCCTTAAGTTAG
- a CDS encoding response regulator — MVYIVDDGEDYQYLLQQVFSRYLSRYSVRFFTDGEQLHQHLLTGKELPQLILLDLDMPILDGFQTLRLLKQHTHWKRIPTVIMSNSLSSENIQACYDAFANSFLVKASDFEQLKQQIEAICQYWLELNQTFIANR; from the coding sequence ATGGTGTATATTGTAGATGACGGGGAAGATTATCAGTACCTGCTTCAGCAGGTATTCAGTCGGTATCTGTCCAGATACTCAGTCCGTTTTTTTACGGATGGCGAACAACTGCATCAGCATCTGCTTACGGGGAAAGAGTTGCCCCAGCTAATTTTGCTGGATCTGGACATGCCCATTCTGGACGGCTTTCAGACACTGCGGCTGCTCAAACAGCATACACACTGGAAACGCATTCCAACCGTCATCATGAGCAACTCCCTGAGCAGCGAAAACATCCAGGCCTGTTACGATGCCTTTGCTAATTCCTTTCTGGTTAAGGCATCCGACTTTGAGCAGCTCAAACAGCAGATAGAGGCCATCTGCCAGTACTGGCTGGAGTTAAACCAGACATTTATAGCGAACCGGTAG
- a CDS encoding cysteine hydrolase family protein — translation MEKKSEDLHGNVPDSSPVALLIIDMINDLEFPEGEHFLAPTLAAARKIAALKQRAKALKIPVIYANDNFGRWRSDFNEVIEHCLNDGVRGQPLVELLRPENDDYFVLKPKHSAFYATTLDTLLDYLKVQRLIMAGVSADVCVLFSANDAYMREFSLCIPSDCVATGSADNTQSALDYVQRVLQANITPSDELDLQALLQVDPKLVASPD, via the coding sequence ATGGAGAAAAAGAGCGAAGACCTACACGGCAACGTACCTGATTCCTCGCCCGTGGCACTTTTGATTATCGACATGATCAATGATCTGGAGTTTCCGGAAGGCGAGCATTTTCTGGCACCAACACTGGCTGCTGCCAGAAAGATTGCGGCTTTGAAGCAACGGGCCAAAGCGCTTAAAATCCCCGTCATTTACGCGAATGATAACTTTGGCCGGTGGCGTTCTGACTTTAATGAGGTCATTGAACACTGCCTGAACGATGGGGTCCGGGGGCAACCGCTGGTGGAATTACTGCGGCCGGAAAACGACGATTATTTTGTTCTGAAACCTAAACACTCTGCTTTTTACGCCACCACATTGGACACCCTGCTCGATTACCTGAAAGTTCAGCGGCTAATCATGGCGGGGGTCAGTGCCGACGTGTGCGTACTCTTTTCGGCCAACGATGCCTATATGCGGGAGTTCTCGCTCTGTATCCCGTCCGATTGTGTGGCAACGGGTTCGGCGGACAATACGCAGTCTGCTCTGGACTATGTGCAACGCGTCCTTCAGGCTAATATAACCCCCTCCGACGAACTGGACTTACAGGCATTGCTGCAGGTAGATCCTAAACTTGTAGCATCGCCTGATTAG
- a CDS encoding response regulator — MFDIPNPLIYAVDDDPDDCVLLQQVFSSRHSDCQLRCLDDGSQLLIWLTHRLDGRLPDLILLDLHMPVLNGFDVLRLLKQDDVFSRIPIVVISSSDHDNDLKRCEELGGVAFITKSGSYRQLAKLLDDLRYQLLD; from the coding sequence ATGTTTGATATTCCCAACCCGTTGATTTACGCTGTAGATGACGACCCGGATGATTGCGTCCTTTTGCAGCAGGTTTTTTCTTCGCGTCACAGTGACTGCCAGTTACGTTGCCTCGACGACGGCTCCCAGCTCCTGATCTGGTTAACACACCGTCTGGATGGACGCCTACCCGACCTGATCCTGTTAGACCTGCACATGCCTGTTCTGAATGGGTTTGATGTATTACGTCTGCTGAAACAGGATGACGTTTTCAGCCGGATTCCGATTGTAGTGATCAGCTCATCTGATCATGATAACGACCTGAAGCGCTGTGAGGAACTGGGCGGAGTTGCTTTCATAACCAAATCGGGCAGTTATCGGCAGTTGGCCAAGCTGCTGGACGATTTGCGCTATCAGTTGCTGGACTAA
- a CDS encoding acyl-CoA thioesterase — translation MYTHDVTDVRVRYYDTDQMGIVYYGNYARFYEIGRVEALRHLGMNYKDLEARGIGMPVYDMSTRFLRPARYDDLLTIRVTIPHLPTTRMLFNYEIFNQDGTLLNTGATTLIFLNSATGRPCQAPADLVAAAKPFFEQ, via the coding sequence ATGTACACGCACGACGTTACGGACGTTCGGGTCCGTTATTACGATACCGACCAGATGGGTATCGTTTATTACGGCAACTATGCCCGCTTCTACGAGATTGGCCGGGTCGAAGCCCTGCGTCACCTCGGCATGAATTACAAAGACCTCGAAGCGCGGGGTATTGGTATGCCCGTTTACGACATGAGTACCCGGTTTCTGCGCCCCGCCCGCTACGACGATCTGCTCACCATCCGCGTAACGATCCCGCATCTGCCCACCACCCGAATGCTCTTTAATTACGAGATTTTCAACCAGGACGGGACGTTGCTCAACACCGGCGCGACAACCCTCATTTTCCTCAATTCGGCCACAGGCAGGCCCTGTCAGGCCCCGGCCGATCTGGTCGCAGCCGCCAAACCTTTTTTTGAGCAGTAG
- a CDS encoding CheR family methyltransferase, translating into MSKQKSKPSHEQPNAHPVVPIVAVGASAGGIDAFSQLLANLSPTTGLAFVYIQHLDTGYDSHLIDILSQKTSMRVVEADHLLPIEPNQVYVIPTGKDLEVIDGVLTLVTHPKSHLPARSGMHMPIDQFFIKLADQQKNAAIAVILSGTATDGTLGLRAIKVAGGITFAQDETAQFQGMPKSAISEGVVDWVLPPAQIAKELEALSQQMTVFQQPELTEPDDDSENGAESITTIIQLLRRSVGVDFSHYKITTIRRRIIRRMLLLKLETLREYTPYLEQNPEEVQLLYNDLLINVTTFFRDHETMDYLKKVLFARILADRNPRQPLRIWIPACSTGQEAYSLAMILLEVLGDRSSGIGIQIFATDLSEQAVAKARLGSYTRGEVMDVSPKRLQRFFTKIDDHYRINRNVRDLCVFAQHNVLKDPPFSRVDLISCRNLLIYLDNVFQRKAISLFHYALNPSGILLLGKSETIGNATNLFAPVSKNYKVFLRKNDAASRTTFDMGVRQGFDRQTEPSQSTVSAELPAYPSKFSLANDLDRVVDTLLLQQYVPASVVVNADLDILQFRGSTGLFLEPAHGKASLNLLKMARPSLAFELRNLIHKVRKTREPVRKEGLNVKIRSKTHYVAIEAVPLRTDAEEQLFLILFEETVPTVSTGTSSTDAGNLRIRQLEEELATMREDMRSIIEEQDSSNEELQLANEEIISSNEELQSINEELETSKEEIESTNEELLTINQELQVRNDQLSEAIEFSEAIFSTIREATLVLDKDLRVRSANKTFYKLFRTTEDDTEGRLIYELGNRQWNIPQLRMLLTDVLMQDNQIEGFEVVHSFPEIGEKVLLLNARRVIRQQESILLAIEDITDHRQAQQLLAEREAWLHTLIDNAPAMIWVTNAQGQYTFFNKAWQDFTGRPLDKALKLGWEQLIHPDDRASYLTTASAASATYEPFQMEFRIRRHDGEYRWLLMNAKPTFATSDPNASPEADGSAREFFNGYIGTGSEIYNRRTLIQALDLYAHERTRRVIEASATLEHTRSRVAQTEPGSAEQKQAQEELRQSEEQLQALIESTPDVIMRWDNHRRLIAANSALTKKTGVPLKTLLGKTNVEMGQPNEIALPYMDSLRQVIETGKPKNHFHSFLTPTGLAYYYSRLVPELGPDGSVQSVLAIARDVTELKLVEEIQQTANNLQAVLNSSPAAIGMFRAVRNAHYKVVDFHLIACNQKFADFVRQQIIELVGQSVTRLGQSLWQDKTVDELTQALSSAEPIYREQYDEPNNRWLGISMTKSEDGVVVTGLDITALREAEQKLDHLFQEVERSSQNVQSLEAVRQQLRQRGEFLRTTTHDLRGSFGVIQGAASLLSITDTEKERSHMLAMLHRNLRQATQMLTQLLDYSRLEAGQEELLISEFDAADMLCEMSKSVQPLADEKGLTIKTEGPKQLMVQGDAVKVQRITQNLVLNALKYTQAGHVTISWQTAEGGWQLGVSDTGPGLSPDLIGMFTNDEAGHLSRPDAGPQLPKDRDSGEGIGLFIVKRLVELLNARLSVDSQPEKGTHFQIFFPAISS; encoded by the coding sequence ATGTCAAAACAAAAAAGTAAACCCAGCCATGAACAGCCAAACGCCCATCCGGTAGTCCCGATTGTGGCAGTTGGCGCATCAGCCGGTGGTATAGACGCTTTCTCTCAACTGCTGGCCAACCTCTCGCCCACTACCGGCCTGGCATTCGTTTATATTCAGCACCTCGATACCGGTTACGACAGCCATCTGATCGACATCCTCAGTCAGAAAACGTCTATGCGAGTAGTCGAAGCAGACCATCTGCTGCCCATTGAACCGAATCAGGTTTATGTTATTCCGACGGGAAAAGACCTGGAAGTGATTGATGGCGTTCTGACACTGGTAACTCACCCGAAGTCGCATCTGCCAGCCAGGTCGGGGATGCACATGCCCATTGATCAATTCTTCATTAAACTGGCCGACCAGCAGAAAAATGCCGCTATCGCCGTTATTCTTTCCGGTACGGCGACCGACGGAACGCTGGGGCTACGCGCCATTAAGGTAGCCGGGGGCATTACGTTTGCACAGGACGAAACGGCCCAGTTTCAGGGTATGCCCAAATCCGCAATTTCGGAGGGCGTGGTCGACTGGGTGCTGCCGCCGGCCCAGATTGCCAAAGAACTGGAAGCGCTGAGCCAGCAGATGACGGTTTTCCAGCAACCCGAACTGACCGAACCGGATGACGACAGCGAAAACGGAGCCGAAAGCATCACAACGATTATCCAATTACTGCGCCGGTCGGTAGGTGTTGACTTCAGCCATTATAAGATCACCACCATCCGGCGCCGGATAATCCGGCGGATGCTGCTGCTGAAGCTGGAAACACTGCGGGAGTACACTCCCTATCTGGAGCAAAACCCCGAGGAAGTCCAGCTCCTCTACAACGACCTGCTTATTAACGTAACGACCTTCTTCCGGGATCACGAAACGATGGACTATCTGAAAAAAGTCCTCTTTGCCCGGATCCTGGCTGACAGAAACCCCCGCCAGCCGCTGCGTATCTGGATACCAGCCTGCTCAACGGGGCAGGAAGCTTACTCGCTGGCCATGATCCTGCTGGAAGTTCTGGGCGATCGATCGTCCGGCATCGGTATTCAGATTTTTGCCACCGATCTGAGCGAACAGGCCGTGGCGAAAGCGCGACTCGGCAGCTACACGCGGGGTGAGGTAATGGATGTGTCGCCCAAACGGCTGCAGCGTTTTTTCACAAAAATAGACGATCACTACCGCATCAACCGGAACGTCCGCGACCTGTGCGTATTTGCGCAGCACAACGTGCTAAAAGACCCTCCGTTTTCCCGGGTTGACCTGATTAGCTGCCGCAACCTGCTGATTTATCTCGACAACGTATTCCAGCGAAAAGCAATCAGCCTGTTTCATTACGCCCTCAACCCGAGCGGGATTCTGCTGCTGGGCAAATCGGAAACGATTGGCAATGCCACGAATCTGTTCGCCCCGGTCAGTAAAAATTATAAGGTTTTTCTTCGTAAGAATGACGCGGCCAGCCGCACTACGTTCGATATGGGTGTTCGGCAGGGATTTGATCGGCAGACTGAACCGAGTCAGTCGACAGTCAGCGCTGAACTGCCCGCTTATCCGTCAAAATTTAGTCTGGCCAACGATCTGGACCGGGTCGTGGATACGCTGCTGCTCCAGCAGTACGTACCAGCGAGCGTCGTGGTGAATGCCGACCTCGACATTCTCCAGTTTCGGGGTTCAACGGGCCTGTTTCTGGAGCCCGCTCACGGCAAAGCCAGCCTGAATCTGCTGAAGATGGCCCGCCCGTCGCTGGCTTTCGAGCTACGTAACCTCATCCACAAGGTTCGCAAAACCCGGGAGCCCGTGCGTAAAGAAGGGCTAAACGTCAAGATCAGAAGCAAAACCCATTATGTGGCCATTGAGGCCGTTCCGTTGCGAACCGACGCCGAAGAACAGCTCTTTCTGATTCTTTTTGAAGAAACTGTACCGACCGTAAGCACCGGTACCTCCTCCACCGACGCCGGTAATCTCCGAATCCGGCAGCTGGAAGAGGAACTGGCAACCATGCGGGAGGATATGCGCTCGATCATTGAAGAGCAGGATTCTTCCAATGAAGAGCTGCAGTTGGCCAATGAAGAGATCATCAGCAGCAATGAAGAGCTGCAGAGCATTAATGAAGAACTCGAAACCAGCAAGGAAGAGATTGAGTCGACCAACGAGGAACTGCTGACCATTAATCAGGAACTGCAGGTTCGGAACGATCAGCTATCGGAAGCAATCGAGTTTTCGGAAGCGATCTTCTCGACGATTCGCGAAGCTACGCTGGTACTTGATAAAGACCTGCGGGTGAGGAGCGCCAATAAAACGTTCTACAAACTATTCCGGACAACGGAGGACGACACCGAGGGGCGACTGATCTATGAACTGGGCAACCGCCAGTGGAATATTCCTCAGTTGCGCATGCTGCTGACGGATGTGCTGATGCAGGATAACCAGATCGAAGGCTTCGAGGTCGTTCATAGTTTCCCTGAAATTGGCGAAAAAGTGCTGTTGCTGAATGCCCGCCGGGTAATTCGCCAGCAGGAGTCCATTCTGCTGGCCATTGAAGATATTACCGACCACCGGCAGGCGCAGCAGTTACTGGCCGAACGGGAAGCCTGGCTGCATACGCTGATTGATAACGCGCCGGCCATGATCTGGGTGACCAACGCCCAGGGTCAGTATACGTTCTTTAACAAAGCCTGGCAGGATTTTACGGGTCGCCCGCTCGACAAAGCGCTCAAACTCGGCTGGGAACAACTGATTCATCCCGACGACCGGGCGAGTTATCTGACTACGGCGAGCGCAGCTTCTGCAACGTATGAGCCGTTTCAGATGGAGTTTCGAATCAGGCGCCACGACGGCGAGTACCGCTGGCTGCTGATGAACGCCAAACCTACCTTCGCTACCAGCGACCCGAATGCGTCGCCCGAGGCTGACGGTTCGGCACGGGAATTCTTCAACGGCTACATTGGCACCGGCTCCGAAATCTATAACCGCCGAACCCTGATCCAGGCCCTGGATCTGTATGCCCATGAACGGACCCGAAGAGTTATTGAGGCCAGCGCCACTCTGGAACACACCCGGTCGCGGGTGGCGCAGACCGAACCCGGCAGCGCTGAACAGAAACAGGCGCAGGAAGAACTCCGGCAAAGTGAGGAACAGCTCCAGGCGCTGATCGAATCCACACCCGACGTAATTATGCGTTGGGATAACCACCGAAGACTGATTGCGGCAAACTCGGCACTTACCAAAAAAACAGGTGTTCCGCTCAAAACCCTGCTGGGTAAAACCAACGTAGAAATGGGGCAACCCAACGAAATTGCCCTGCCTTATATGGATTCGCTCCGGCAGGTAATTGAGACCGGTAAACCGAAAAACCATTTCCACTCATTTCTTACACCCACCGGCCTGGCTTATTACTACTCCAGACTGGTGCCCGAGCTGGGGCCGGATGGCTCGGTGCAGAGTGTGCTGGCAATTGCCCGCGACGTAACGGAGCTGAAACTGGTTGAAGAAATTCAGCAGACGGCCAACAACCTACAGGCCGTGCTGAACAGTTCGCCAGCGGCAATTGGGATGTTCAGAGCGGTTCGCAACGCCCACTATAAAGTGGTTGACTTTCATCTGATCGCGTGCAATCAGAAATTCGCGGATTTCGTTCGGCAGCAGATCATTGAACTGGTAGGCCAGTCAGTAACCCGTCTGGGTCAATCGCTATGGCAGGATAAAACCGTGGACGAGCTGACCCAGGCCCTGTCATCCGCTGAGCCCATCTACAGGGAACAGTACGACGAGCCGAACAATCGCTGGCTGGGTATTTCGATGACCAAAAGCGAAGACGGCGTGGTCGTGACGGGCCTGGACATTACGGCGCTCAGGGAGGCCGAGCAGAAACTGGATCACTTATTCCAGGAAGTGGAACGCTCCAGTCAGAATGTTCAGTCGCTGGAAGCCGTTCGGCAGCAGCTACGCCAGCGCGGAGAATTTCTTCGTACCACCACGCACGACCTCAGGGGCAGTTTCGGCGTCATTCAGGGGGCGGCTTCGCTGCTGAGCATTACCGATACCGAAAAAGAGCGCTCCCATATGCTGGCCATGCTGCACCGTAACCTGCGCCAGGCAACTCAGATGCTAACCCAGCTGCTGGACTATTCGCGCCTGGAGGCCGGGCAGGAAGAGCTACTAATCAGCGAATTTGACGCGGCCGACATGCTGTGTGAGATGAGCAAGAGTGTGCAGCCCCTGGCCGACGAGAAGGGACTGACCATTAAAACAGAAGGCCCTAAGCAGTTGATGGTTCAGGGCGACGCCGTGAAGGTGCAGCGCATTACGCAGAATCTGGTGCTGAACGCCCTGAAATATACCCAGGCGGGACACGTAACGATTAGCTGGCAAACTGCGGAGGGCGGCTGGCAACTTGGCGTTTCCGATACGGGTCCGGGGCTTTCACCCGACCTGATCGGGATGTTTACCAATGACGAGGCTGGTCATCTATCCCGGCCGGACGCTGGTCCGCAGCTTCCAAAAGACAGAGATTCTGGCGAAGGTATCGGCCTGTTCATCGTAAAACGGCTGGTCGAGCTGCTGAATGCCAGATTATCGGTCGATAGCCAGCCGGAGAAGGGAACCCATTTTCAGATCTTTTTTCCAGCCATTAGCTCATAA